The following proteins are co-located in the Fructilactobacillus carniphilus genome:
- the uvrB gene encoding excinuclease ABC subunit UvrB — protein sequence MVTKTQNQFELVSKYQPTGDQPTAIHKIDAGLAAGDKEQTLLGATGTGKTFTMANIIRDQNRPTLVLAHNKTLAGQLYNELKEFFPNNAVEYFVSYYDFYQPEAYVPSSDTYIEKDASINDEIDQLRHAATSALLSRNDVIVVASVSSIFGLGNPEEYQNHTVSLRVGDEMERDVLLRKLVNIQFQRNDIDFDRGRFRVHGDTVEVFPASGTQNAYRIEFFGDEIDKITQVNTLTGEVLGEPTSVTLFPATHFLTNDEIMRVALPEIKTDMETQVGKLEHSGKLLEAQRLKQRTTYDLEMMREMGYTSGIENYSRYMDRRKPGEPPYTLLDFFPKDFLMFIDESHQTVPQVRGMLKGDRARKKQLIDYGFRLPSAYDNRPLNFDEFEKHIHQVVYMSATPGDYELEHSSQVVEQIIRPTGLLDPTVEVRPTKNQMDDLLGEINARVKKNQRTFVTTLTKKMAEDLTDYLKDLGVKVKYLHSDIKTLERTRILRDLRLGKFDVLIGINLLREGIDVPEVSLVAILDADKEGFLRNERSLIQTIGRAARNEDGHVIMYADHVTDSMQLAMDETQRRRDKQIAYNESHHQQPHTIIKPVEKVISAYKQTEDDHYNKKKPFAESDFEQMSEKEQRVVLQNLSDEMQTAAQQLDFEQAANLRDTIKKLKQEMDS from the coding sequence ATGGTTACAAAAACACAAAATCAATTTGAGTTGGTTTCAAAGTACCAACCAACCGGCGATCAACCCACGGCAATTCACAAAATTGACGCCGGTTTGGCTGCTGGCGATAAAGAACAAACCCTGTTGGGAGCTACGGGAACGGGGAAAACGTTCACGATGGCTAACATCATTCGGGATCAAAATCGGCCCACTTTAGTGTTGGCCCACAATAAAACCCTGGCGGGGCAGTTGTATAACGAGCTCAAGGAGTTTTTCCCGAACAATGCCGTGGAATACTTCGTTAGTTACTACGATTTCTATCAACCAGAGGCCTACGTTCCTTCAAGTGACACTTACATTGAAAAGGATGCATCGATTAATGATGAAATTGACCAACTACGGCACGCTGCGACGAGTGCGTTATTGTCTCGGAACGATGTGATTGTGGTGGCTTCTGTTTCCTCTATCTTTGGATTGGGGAATCCCGAAGAATACCAAAATCATACCGTTTCGCTACGGGTTGGTGATGAAATGGAACGCGACGTCTTGCTCCGGAAGCTGGTTAACATCCAGTTTCAACGCAATGACATTGACTTTGACCGAGGCCGTTTTCGGGTCCATGGGGATACCGTGGAGGTTTTTCCGGCTTCTGGAACGCAAAATGCCTACCGGATTGAATTCTTTGGCGATGAAATTGACAAAATTACCCAGGTTAACACCCTAACCGGGGAAGTCCTGGGGGAACCGACCTCGGTGACACTCTTTCCGGCGACCCACTTTTTGACCAACGATGAAATTATGCGGGTAGCTTTGCCAGAAATTAAAACCGACATGGAAACTCAAGTCGGCAAGTTAGAACACTCCGGTAAGCTCTTAGAGGCCCAACGATTAAAGCAACGAACCACCTACGATCTAGAAATGATGCGGGAAATGGGTTACACGTCGGGAATTGAAAACTACTCGCGTTACATGGATCGCCGGAAACCGGGCGAACCACCGTACACACTGCTGGATTTCTTTCCCAAGGACTTCTTGATGTTTATCGATGAATCGCACCAAACAGTGCCCCAAGTTCGGGGAATGTTAAAGGGAGATCGAGCCCGCAAGAAACAGCTAATTGACTATGGCTTTCGGTTACCGAGTGCCTATGACAACCGACCGTTAAACTTTGATGAGTTTGAAAAACACATTCACCAGGTGGTTTATATGTCAGCCACTCCTGGTGATTACGAATTGGAACACAGCAGCCAGGTGGTGGAACAAATTATTCGGCCAACTGGATTATTGGATCCAACCGTCGAAGTGCGACCGACTAAGAATCAGATGGATGACTTACTAGGAGAAATTAACGCTCGGGTTAAGAAAAACCAGCGGACCTTTGTGACAACCTTGACCAAAAAGATGGCCGAGGATTTAACCGATTATCTCAAGGATCTGGGGGTAAAAGTGAAATACCTGCATAGTGACATCAAAACCCTGGAACGAACGCGGATTCTTCGAGATCTCAGATTGGGGAAATTTGACGTCCTGATTGGAATTAACCTCCTGCGGGAGGGGATTGATGTGCCGGAAGTTTCGTTGGTGGCCATTTTGGACGCTGATAAGGAAGGTTTCTTACGGAACGAACGCTCCCTGATTCAAACCATCGGACGGGCAGCTCGAAACGAAGACGGGCACGTGATCATGTACGCCGATCACGTAACGGACTCGATGCAGTTGGCCATGGACGAAACTCAACGTCGGCGGGACAAGCAAATCGCGTATAACGAATCCCATCATCAGCAACCGCACACTATCATTAAGCCGGTGGAAAAGGTCATTTCGGCTTACAAACAAACCGAAGACGATCATTACAACAAGAAAAAACCGTTTGCAGAGTCTGACTTTGAACAGATGAGTGAGAAAGAACAACGCGTGGTGTTGCAGAATTTGAGTGATGAAATGCAGACCGCGGCGCAACAACTGGACTTTGAACAGGCGGCAAACCTGCGGGATACGATTAAAAAACTAAAGCAAGAAATGGATTCATAA